In Desulfobaccales bacterium, a genomic segment contains:
- a CDS encoding S41 family peptidase translates to MMSRKSWVWSGVALMLGLALGWNFAGPGVVFGENPDLMGATKALQPSLAPAPVSDAKLKVLAQALALVEQQYPEPKTTKDLIYGAIQGAVGTLDPHSSFMTPDEFRELQIETKGKFSGIGIEITLKDRILTVVSPIEGTPAYQAGLKAGDQILKINGTSTKNVTLMEAVKLIRGAKGSKVTLSINREGFQQPKDVVIVREIIPIRSVKARIFDDGIGYVRLTNFQDSTDHDLQAYLKKMKQRLVPFKGLVLDLRNDPGGLLEQAVRVSDEFLKGGLIVYTEGRSRNQNMRFFARPTEEGKLATTPIVVLINEGSASASEIVAGALKDQKRAVIVGTKSFGKGSVQTIIPLDDGSALRLTTALYFTPSGITINEKGIQPDVVVEEKKPPKDESLQKLRDELLTQHMRREGLTDKPWNQPITPEELDKDPQLKKAVEILRSWPPKNLAQSPGAPQK, encoded by the coding sequence ATGATGTCACGGAAATCATGGGTTTGGAGTGGCGTGGCCTTAATGTTGGGGCTGGCCCTGGGGTGGAATTTTGCCGGACCCGGAGTGGTCTTTGGCGAGAACCCTGATCTGATGGGTGCCACCAAAGCTTTGCAGCCGTCCCTCGCTCCTGCGCCGGTGAGTGACGCGAAGTTGAAGGTCTTGGCCCAAGCTCTGGCCCTCGTCGAACAGCAGTATCCCGAGCCCAAAACCACCAAGGACCTGATCTATGGCGCTATCCAGGGTGCGGTGGGAACCCTGGACCCCCATTCTTCCTTTATGACCCCGGACGAGTTCCGGGAATTGCAGATCGAAACCAAGGGAAAATTCAGCGGTATCGGCATAGAGATTACCCTAAAAGACCGCATTTTGACTGTGGTCTCCCCCATAGAAGGCACCCCGGCTTATCAGGCGGGCCTTAAAGCCGGCGACCAGATCCTCAAGATCAACGGCACTTCTACCAAGAATGTCACCCTCATGGAAGCGGTGAAACTGATTCGTGGCGCCAAGGGGAGCAAGGTGACCCTCAGCATCAACCGGGAAGGCTTTCAGCAGCCTAAGGATGTGGTGATCGTTCGGGAAATTATTCCTATCCGGAGTGTTAAGGCCCGCATCTTTGACGACGGCATCGGTTATGTCAGGCTGACAAATTTTCAGGATTCCACCGATCACGATCTGCAGGCCTACCTCAAGAAGATGAAGCAACGCCTGGTGCCCTTCAAAGGCTTGGTCCTGGACCTGCGCAACGATCCCGGCGGGCTGCTGGAACAGGCAGTGCGCGTCTCCGATGAATTTTTGAAAGGCGGGCTCATCGTTTATACCGAGGGACGCAGCCGCAACCAGAACATGCGGTTTTTCGCCCGCCCCACTGAAGAAGGCAAGTTAGCCACGACTCCCATCGTTGTGCTCATTAATGAGGGCAGCGCTTCGGCCTCCGAGATTGTCGCCGGAGCACTCAAAGACCAAAAGCGGGCCGTAATCGTGGGAACCAAGAGCTTCGGCAAGGGCTCAGTCCAAACCATCATTCCTCTGGATGACGGCTCGGCCCTGCGCCTGACCACCGCGCTCTACTTTACCCCGAGTGGGATCACCATTAACGAAAAGGGCATCCAGCCCGATGTGGTGGTGGAAGAGAAGAAGCCTCCCAAGGACGAGTCGTTGCAGAAACTTCGGGATGAGCTCCTCACCCAGCACATGCGGCGGGAAGGCCTGACCGATAAGCCCTGGAACCAACCCATCACCCCGGAGGAGTTGGATAAGGATCCCCAATTGAAGAAAGCCGTGGAGATACTGCGCAGTTGGCCTCCCAAGAATCTGGCGCAAAGCCCCGGCGCGCCCCAAAAATGA
- the der gene encoding ribosome biogenesis GTPase Der — protein sequence MTMIPAEQPLVAIVGRANVGKSTLFNRLTRSSKALVADMPGVTRDRHYATFTFDDRTILLVDTGGLVGGEEDLSGLVRREAEAAVSEADAILLVVDGRQGPQEGDAEVVDFLRRTAKPVLLVVNKVDHPGLELQVPEFYRFGMDPLFPVSATHGLGIGTLLAALGEVLPPPQELASTAPGIRVAIVGRPNVGKSSLVNHFLGEERLLVSPIPGTTRDAIDSPFTSDGVDYVLVDTAGLRRPSHVERGLERQMVLKTIKALSRAEVAVLMLDAMEGLTGQDLRIIGLIEDQGKGCLVLMNKWDLKRDEPKEAKKLLEKATSGLEFMAYAPVLPVSVSTGYNLRRIFPILQTIHTQSSTRVGTGVLNRLLAEITDRTPPPRYRDRPLKFFYLTQAEVQPPTFIAFVNQPQGVPEHYRRYVVKQLREKLGINYAPVRLILKGRQRRAMIGSKPK from the coding sequence ATGACCATGATTCCGGCCGAACAACCGTTGGTGGCCATCGTCGGTCGAGCCAACGTGGGGAAGTCCACCCTCTTCAACCGCCTCACCCGCTCTTCCAAGGCGCTGGTAGCCGACATGCCAGGGGTTACCCGGGATCGTCATTACGCCACCTTCACTTTCGATGATCGCACGATCTTGCTGGTGGATACCGGTGGCTTGGTGGGCGGCGAAGAAGACCTTTCCGGATTGGTGCGGCGCGAAGCTGAAGCTGCAGTCTCGGAGGCCGACGCCATTCTGTTGGTGGTGGACGGCCGTCAAGGCCCCCAGGAAGGCGATGCCGAGGTAGTGGACTTCCTGAGGCGCACCGCCAAGCCCGTTCTCCTGGTGGTCAACAAGGTCGATCACCCAGGTCTGGAACTCCAGGTGCCCGAGTTTTACCGGTTCGGAATGGACCCGCTTTTCCCCGTGTCAGCCACCCATGGCCTGGGTATAGGGACACTGCTTGCGGCCCTGGGCGAAGTCTTGCCGCCTCCCCAGGAGCTTGCGTCCACAGCCCCGGGCATCCGGGTGGCCATCGTCGGCCGGCCCAACGTGGGGAAATCCTCCCTGGTCAACCACTTCTTAGGGGAGGAGCGCCTGCTGGTGAGCCCAATCCCCGGCACCACCCGGGACGCTATCGACTCCCCCTTTACTTCGGATGGGGTGGACTACGTCCTGGTGGACACCGCGGGCCTGCGCCGTCCCAGCCACGTGGAACGGGGCCTGGAGCGCCAGATGGTCTTGAAGACCATCAAGGCCTTGTCCCGGGCGGAAGTGGCGGTGCTCATGCTGGACGCCATGGAAGGCCTCACCGGCCAGGATCTGCGCATCATCGGGCTCATCGAGGACCAGGGTAAAGGCTGCCTGGTGCTGATGAACAAATGGGACTTAAAGCGCGATGAACCCAAGGAGGCGAAAAAGCTTCTGGAAAAAGCCACCTCGGGGCTGGAGTTTATGGCCTATGCCCCGGTTTTGCCGGTTTCCGTGAGCACCGGCTATAACCTGAGGCGAATCTTTCCCATCCTCCAGACGATTCATACTCAGAGCAGCACCCGGGTAGGCACCGGGGTCCTCAACCGGCTCCTTGCCGAGATCACTGACCGGACTCCGCCGCCTCGTTACCGGGATAGACCCCTTAAATTCTTTTATCTCACCCAGGCCGAAGTGCAGCCTCCCACCTTCATCGCCTTCGTCAACCAGCCCCAAGGGGTCCCGGAACACTACCGCCGCTATGTGGTGAAGCAGTTGCGGGAGAAGCTGGGCATCAACTACGCCCCTGTGCGCC